Proteins encoded in a region of the Sphingomonas jaspsi DSM 18422 genome:
- a CDS encoding group III truncated hemoglobin, whose protein sequence is MNPDHDPHHRFALEARAAKRAAAHAAGVDEAYIASFVERFYALVRGDERLGPIFASRVSDWPEHLDRMKSFWRSVLHNSGEYQGRPMPKHVAIDGLDDAHFERWLTLFYATLRDDEPTEAATQRVGATARNIADSLLTGIALHRHGIVGGKAGRELPHV, encoded by the coding sequence ATGAATCCTGATCACGATCCGCATCACCGCTTCGCGTTGGAGGCCCGCGCCGCAAAGCGCGCCGCTGCCCATGCCGCCGGCGTCGACGAGGCTTATATCGCCAGCTTCGTCGAGCGCTTTTACGCGCTTGTTCGGGGCGACGAACGGCTTGGCCCGATCTTCGCTTCCAGGGTCAGCGACTGGCCGGAGCATCTCGACCGCATGAAGTCTTTCTGGCGTTCGGTACTGCACAACAGCGGGGAATATCAGGGTCGCCCGATGCCGAAGCATGTCGCGATCGATGGCCTCGACGACGCGCATTTCGAGCGCTGGCTGACTCTTTTCTACGCCACGCTTCGCGACGATGAGCCGACCGAAGCAGCGACGCAGCGCGTCGGCGCGACGGCGCGCAATATCGCCGACAGCCTGCTCACCGGCATCGCCCTCCATCGCCACGGGATCGTCGGTGGAAAGGCAGGAAGGGAACTGCCCCATGTTTGA
- a CDS encoding DUF721 domain-containing protein yields MAKSPRADSATETPRRGHARACGDLLGDIAGTSFRKFGFIQASVVSRWAEIVGERYAKVSTPESIRFPAGKKSDGTLNLVVEGAHAPLMQHMAPLVMERVNRFFGYEAIAKVAFRQGRVAAAAAPKPVRPEGAAVPKELGEGLRQIADPELRACLESLASKLAGSTGTPTVEPVTIKTITLTSRS; encoded by the coding sequence ATGGCGAAATCCCCCCGTGCCGATTCAGCGACCGAAACGCCCCGCCGCGGCCATGCCCGCGCGTGCGGCGACCTGCTGGGCGACATCGCCGGGACCAGCTTCAGAAAGTTCGGCTTCATCCAGGCCTCGGTGGTCAGCCGCTGGGCCGAAATCGTCGGCGAACGCTATGCCAAGGTTTCGACCCCCGAATCGATCCGCTTTCCGGCCGGCAAGAAGTCCGACGGCACGCTCAACCTCGTCGTCGAGGGCGCGCACGCCCCGCTGATGCAGCATATGGCGCCGCTGGTGATGGAACGGGTCAACCGTTTCTTCGGTTATGAAGCGATCGCCAAGGTCGCCTTCCGCCAGGGCCGCGTCGCCGCCGCCGCCGCGCCGAAACCGGTAAGGCCTGAAGGGGCCGCCGTCCCCAAGGAATTGGGCGAGGGCCTGCGCCAGATCGCCGACCCCGAACTTCGCGCCTGCCTCGAATCGCTGGCGTCAAAGCTTGCCGGATCGACCGGCACCCCGACCGTCGAACCGGTCACGATCAAGACCATCACCCTGACATCCCGGAGTTGA
- a CDS encoding LOG family protein, whose product MTDPKPPKRIFPTSKVDAQAAKHVPSSPQTESQAYKLAFQDTDFLLREDLRPVRFQLELMKPELLLEEANIASTFVFYGSARVPEPAKAKALLDHAKTDWDKKVAERLVAKAHYYDEAMKLAARASRFPVDEEGKRHFVVCSGGGPSFMEAANRGAQEAGQESIGLNIVLPHEQLPNPYVTPDLSFQFHYFALRKMHFLIRARAVAVFPGGFGTFDEMFELLTLIQTGKVRPLPILLFGREFWTRVVDFEALAEEGVISPHDLDLITWVETAEEAWDAVCQHYEVC is encoded by the coding sequence ATGACTGATCCTAAACCCCCCAAGCGCATTTTCCCGACCTCGAAGGTCGATGCGCAGGCGGCCAAGCATGTGCCGTCATCGCCCCAGACCGAAAGCCAGGCCTACAAGCTGGCCTTCCAGGACACCGATTTCCTGCTGCGCGAAGATCTTCGCCCGGTCCGTTTCCAGCTTGAACTGATGAAGCCCGAGCTGCTGCTCGAAGAGGCCAACATCGCTTCGACCTTCGTCTTCTACGGCTCCGCCCGCGTGCCCGAACCGGCCAAGGCGAAGGCGCTGCTCGATCACGCCAAGACCGACTGGGACAAGAAGGTCGCCGAACGGCTGGTCGCCAAGGCCCATTATTACGACGAGGCGATGAAGCTCGCCGCGCGCGCCAGTCGCTTCCCGGTCGACGAAGAGGGCAAGCGCCATTTCGTCGTCTGCTCGGGCGGCGGGCCCTCGTTCATGGAAGCCGCCAACCGCGGCGCACAGGAAGCGGGCCAGGAATCGATCGGGCTCAACATCGTGCTGCCGCACGAACAGCTGCCCAATCCCTACGTCACGCCGGACCTCAGCTTCCAGTTCCACTATTTCGCGCTGCGCAAGATGCACTTCCTGATCCGCGCGCGAGCGGTGGCGGTATTCCCGGGCGGCTTCGGCACCTTCGACGAAATGTTCGAGCTGCTGACGCTGATCCAGACCGGCAAGGTTCGTCCGTTGCCGATCCTGCTGTTCGGCCGCGAATTCTGGACCCGCGTGGTGGATTTCGAAGCGCTGGCCGAAGAAGGCGTCATCAGCCCGCACGACCTCGACCTCATCACCTGGGTCGAAACCGCCGAAGAGGCATGGGACGCAGTCTGCCAGCATTACGAAGTCTGCTGA
- a CDS encoding c-type cytochrome produces MQDRNNTIAGWVLAAGIVALGASLVTGEMFRNHAPHEGGLEVAGGEESEGGAAEAEKPIAFYLASADVAKGEAVFKKCTACHNADKGGANALGPNLWGVLGEEVGKGANGFAFSEALAGKGGTWNWDNLNEWLASPKKFAPGTKMTFAGLSDPQDRANVIAFLNSKSDSPLPLPAAPAEAAAPAADGDEAAAPADANAAAPADENAAAPAEPAKK; encoded by the coding sequence ATGCAGGACCGCAACAACACCATCGCAGGCTGGGTACTGGCCGCCGGCATCGTCGCGCTCGGCGCTTCGCTGGTCACCGGCGAGATGTTCCGCAACCACGCACCGCACGAAGGCGGGCTGGAAGTCGCCGGCGGCGAAGAATCCGAGGGCGGCGCGGCGGAAGCCGAAAAGCCGATCGCCTTCTACCTGGCCTCGGCCGACGTCGCGAAGGGCGAAGCGGTATTCAAGAAGTGCACCGCCTGCCACAACGCCGACAAGGGCGGCGCGAACGCGCTCGGTCCGAACCTGTGGGGCGTTTTGGGCGAGGAAGTGGGCAAGGGCGCCAACGGCTTCGCCTTCTCCGAAGCGCTGGCCGGCAAGGGCGGCACTTGGAACTGGGACAACCTCAACGAATGGCTGGCCAGCCCGAAGAAGTTCGCGCCCGGCACCAAGATGACCTTCGCCGGTCTGTCGGACCCGCAGGACCGCGCCAACGTCATCGCCTTCCTCAATTCCAAGAGCGATTCGCCGCTGCCGCTGCCCGCCGCGCCGGCCGAAGCCGCTGCCCCGGCTGCCGACGGCGATGAAGCTGCCGCACCGGCCGACGCCAACGCCGCTGCGCCGGCGGACGAAAATGCCGCCGCGCCGGCGGAACCGGCCAAGAAATAA
- the creD gene encoding cell envelope integrity protein CreD: MFTLQPTRSPGKKLLFAILTALALAVPLFMVWFLIYDREEQSQTAVASIAQGWGGKQVLRGPVLVIPYKSTTQETAVENGKSVTRVRTLEKELALDPAAVDLSTTIDPKPLKRSIYEAVVYDSAVRGAVRFALPTDLARYGVDRASLDLSKAELRFAIADQRGLGANPSVRFGGRPVSLQPGAHGSGGGFFAFVDAGALAGKSIVAEFDYRLRGNASLALEPRGGDIHWRVASSWPHPSFTGSFLPGARTIGADGFKADYRIGNLSLGRTLVDTAERGQWSFESGAAAAAAEAVAAAASDEAGTNTVSPAGATASVELIQPVDLYSRVDRAAKYGFLFIGFTFMALLMFDIIGGIRVSSVEYLLMGAALLLFFVLLLAFAEVIGFALAYLVAASAIVGLNTAYSAAVLGSWKRGYVMGGLLGGLYAVLYILLGLEALSLLIGSVLLFVTLAGVMYATRRIDWSGGEAAAHA; encoded by the coding sequence ATGTTTACCCTCCAACCGACCCGCTCGCCGGGGAAAAAACTGCTGTTCGCCATCCTTACCGCGCTGGCATTGGCCGTGCCGCTGTTCATGGTCTGGTTCCTTATCTACGACCGCGAAGAACAGTCGCAGACCGCCGTCGCCTCGATCGCGCAAGGGTGGGGCGGCAAGCAGGTGCTGCGCGGCCCCGTCCTGGTCATACCCTACAAAAGCACGACGCAGGAAACCGCGGTCGAAAACGGCAAGTCGGTGACGCGGGTGCGCACCCTCGAAAAGGAACTGGCCCTCGATCCGGCGGCGGTCGACCTTTCAACGACCATCGATCCCAAGCCGCTCAAGCGGTCCATCTACGAGGCGGTGGTCTATGATTCCGCCGTCCGCGGAGCGGTGCGGTTCGCGCTTCCGACCGACCTCGCCCGGTACGGCGTCGACCGCGCGTCGCTGGACCTGTCGAAAGCCGAATTGCGCTTCGCCATCGCCGACCAGCGCGGGCTCGGCGCCAATCCCTCGGTCCGCTTCGGCGGCAGGCCGGTCAGCCTGCAACCCGGCGCGCATGGTTCGGGCGGCGGTTTCTTCGCCTTCGTCGACGCCGGCGCGCTGGCGGGCAAATCGATCGTCGCGGAATTCGACTACCGGCTGCGCGGCAACGCGTCGCTCGCGCTCGAACCGCGCGGCGGCGACATTCACTGGCGGGTCGCCAGCAGCTGGCCGCACCCCAGCTTCACCGGCAGCTTCCTGCCGGGCGCGCGAACCATCGGGGCCGACGGCTTCAAGGCCGACTATCGTATCGGCAATTTGTCGCTCGGCCGGACGCTGGTCGACACCGCCGAGCGAGGACAGTGGAGCTTTGAGAGCGGCGCGGCGGCAGCGGCAGCCGAAGCCGTCGCTGCTGCCGCTTCGGACGAGGCCGGGACCAATACGGTTTCGCCCGCCGGCGCGACCGCTAGCGTCGAACTGATCCAGCCGGTCGACCTCTATTCGCGCGTCGACCGGGCAGCGAAGTACGGCTTCCTGTTCATCGGCTTCACCTTCATGGCGCTGTTGATGTTCGACATCATCGGCGGCATCCGGGTCAGCAGCGTCGAATATCTGCTGATGGGCGCCGCGCTCCTACTGTTCTTCGTGCTGCTGCTGGCCTTTGCCGAGGTGATCGGTTTCGCGCTGGCCTACCTCGTGGCGGCGTCGGCGATCGTCGGCCTCAACACCGCTTATTCCGCCGCCGTCCTCGGCAGCTGGAAACGCGGCTACGTCATGGGCGGATTGCTCGGCGGCCTGTACGCCGTGCTCTATATCCTGCTGGGCCTCGAAGCGCTGAGCCTGCTGATCGGGTCGGTGCTGTTGTTCGTCACCCTGGCGGGGGTGATGTACGCCACCCGCCGCATCGACTGGAGCGGCGGTGAAGCGGCGGCCCACGCGTAA
- a CDS encoding A/G-specific adenine glycosylase: MLASAATQLLEHYDAHARVLPWRSPPGMPPPEHYRVWLSEVMLQQTTVATVKPRFRRFIERWPTVEALAEAPEEAVLQEWAGLGYYARARNLIACARVVAARGGFPTSEAELRKLPGLGAYTAAAVAAIAFGEQVAVVDTNVERVIARLYGIDRPVAEARPEIRQLAEAMTPADRPGDFAQAMMDLGATVCRPKKPACLACPLSNDCAAFASGDPERFPAPKAKKARPHRHGIAWWTTRDGAVWLVRRPAKGLLGGMAGLPGDDWHHDGVPTRTFATVSHGFTHFTLDLHLVERPEPAGDGWWQPLDLIGEAGLPTLYARAVEAALSRKHELAD, from the coding sequence ATGCTCGCCAGTGCTGCCACGCAGCTTCTCGAACATTATGACGCCCATGCCCGCGTCCTGCCGTGGCGCAGCCCGCCGGGAATGCCGCCGCCCGAGCACTATCGCGTGTGGCTGAGCGAGGTGATGTTGCAGCAGACCACGGTGGCGACGGTAAAGCCGCGCTTTCGCCGCTTTATCGAACGCTGGCCGACGGTCGAGGCGCTGGCCGAAGCGCCAGAGGAGGCCGTGCTGCAGGAATGGGCGGGGCTCGGCTATTACGCCCGCGCCCGCAACCTCATCGCCTGCGCCCGCGTCGTCGCGGCGCGCGGCGGCTTTCCGACCAGCGAAGCGGAACTGCGCAAGCTGCCCGGTCTCGGCGCCTACACCGCAGCGGCGGTGGCGGCGATCGCGTTCGGGGAGCAGGTCGCGGTGGTCGACACCAATGTCGAGCGGGTCATCGCGCGGCTTTACGGCATCGACCGGCCGGTCGCCGAAGCACGGCCCGAAATTCGGCAACTGGCCGAGGCAATGACCCCGGCCGATCGCCCGGGCGATTTCGCGCAGGCGATGATGGACCTGGGTGCGACCGTCTGCCGGCCGAAAAAGCCGGCTTGCCTAGCCTGCCCGCTGAGCAATGATTGCGCCGCCTTCGCCAGCGGCGATCCGGAACGCTTTCCCGCCCCCAAGGCGAAGAAGGCGCGGCCGCATCGCCATGGCATCGCCTGGTGGACGACACGCGACGGCGCGGTGTGGCTGGTTCGGCGGCCCGCCAAGGGGCTGCTCGGCGGGATGGCGGGCCTGCCCGGCGACGATTGGCATCACGACGGCGTGCCAACACGAACCTTCGCCACCGTGTCGCACGGCTTCACCCATTTCACGCTCGACCTGCACTTGGTCGAACGGCCCGAACCGGCCGGCGACGGCTGGTGGCAGCCGCTGGACTTGATCGGCGAGGCCGGCCTTCCCACCCTTTATGCCCGCGCGGTCGAGGCCGCCTTGTCACGAAAGCATGAACTTGCCGACTGA
- a CDS encoding DUF1971 domain-containing protein: MRTYALPPAAVCYKVIGPFDDQTLPGGLTREHRLKPGVWAVIDLSCGNLHFTWDDGEGGDQLLVGPRRFVIPPEIPHYISALCDISLTISFFRPD, encoded by the coding sequence ATGCGCACCTACGCGCTGCCGCCCGCTGCCGTCTGCTACAAGGTGATCGGACCGTTCGACGACCAGACCCTGCCGGGCGGCCTCACGCGCGAACATCGGCTGAAGCCGGGGGTATGGGCCGTGATCGACCTGTCGTGCGGCAACCTGCATTTCACATGGGATGATGGCGAAGGCGGCGATCAGTTACTGGTCGGCCCGCGCCGGTTCGTCATCCCTCCAGAAATTCCACACTATATCAGTGCGTTGTGCGATATTTCCTTGACGATCAGCTTCTTTCGACCAGACTGA
- a CDS encoding thioredoxin domain-containing protein codes for MTTNKLIIAAAVLALAACNKDKEAPVGEKGPDVTAAPVPPPANGDWSTVVKATPEGGFVMGNPNAKVKLVEYGSMTCPHCAEFEEKGAGPLIDNYVKKGWVSYEFRNFVRDAVDITASVVARCNGESTFFALTRGMYADQRNWMEKLQAAPEAQAKSLETMSALQRTSTIADMAGFKTWAAQRGVPRAKLDQCLANQGELDKLVQVNADAVSQYSIPGTPTFLINGSVVDKAATWEALEPKLKEAIAS; via the coding sequence ATGACGACCAACAAGCTGATCATCGCTGCCGCCGTTCTGGCGCTTGCCGCCTGCAACAAGGACAAGGAAGCACCCGTCGGCGAAAAGGGACCGGACGTAACCGCCGCCCCGGTGCCGCCGCCGGCCAACGGCGACTGGTCGACGGTGGTCAAGGCGACGCCCGAAGGCGGCTTCGTCATGGGCAACCCCAACGCCAAGGTGAAGCTGGTCGAATATGGGTCGATGACCTGCCCGCACTGCGCCGAATTCGAAGAAAAGGGCGCCGGTCCGCTGATCGACAATTATGTAAAGAAGGGCTGGGTTTCGTACGAATTCCGCAACTTCGTGCGCGACGCGGTCGACATCACCGCGTCGGTCGTCGCGCGCTGCAACGGCGAATCGACCTTCTTCGCGCTGACCCGCGGCATGTATGCCGACCAGCGGAACTGGATGGAAAAGCTGCAGGCCGCGCCCGAAGCGCAGGCCAAGTCGCTTGAAACCATGTCCGCGCTGCAGCGGACCAGCACGATCGCCGACATGGCCGGTTTCAAGACCTGGGCGGCGCAGCGCGGCGTCCCGCGCGCCAAGCTCGACCAGTGCCTCGCCAACCAGGGCGAACTCGACAAGCTGGTGCAGGTCAATGCCGATGCCGTCTCGCAGTACAGCATCCCGGGCACTCCTACCTTCCTCATCAACGGTTCGGTGGTCGACAAGGCCGCGACCTGGGAAGCGCTGGAGCCCAAGCTCAAGGAAGCGATCGCCAGCTAA
- the smc gene encoding chromosome segregation protein SMC, giving the protein MRFRRLKLSGFKSFVEPAELRIQPGLTGVVGPNGCGKSNLLEAIRWVMGEASPKSLRGGGMEDVIFAGTASRAQRDFAEVSLLIEREGEDGNYSESEVTRRIERGAGSAYRLDGKDVRAKDVSLLFADAATGAHSPALVSQGRIGAVIAAKPVERRQMLEEAAGISGLHARRKDAEQKLRAAEANLTRLDEMLSDQEARAASLRRQARAAERYRALTEKIRLAEAKLLYARWADADRAAVKAAEEAKAAEGEVTRLGEAMAVAQRLQEEAASVLAQRRDASVAAREAGRNLAHQLATARAKRDTVVRRLAELERLAQSLAAETAREQALKADAAKAMDALDRERDEIETRLADAETVAVRIAQELTAAEAASREAEAALAALLAKEAAMRAERRVADAAVDSARSQSARIAADRDRLAAQLAGLGDGQSERAAIEEAQKAGERAAKELAEAEAAMATAETARAEAASARDEAESALAAARAALSAAKAERDALARALAHGGGAALSELKAKPGYERALAAALGEDIEAVLGKDGPRRWEGSEAQAGDPPLASGLDRLIDHVEAPAALRRRLSQVGVADSDSGQPLAVGQRIVTRDGVMRRWDGFVSVGGGAAAAERLMRANRLAEIDKQLPGLEGAVAEEQGARDAAAVAVETHRREAEQARQAAAQAERAQRDAARAGDSAATALERLDGQRAGLEERQADLRPLIEAAEEAVAAAARSLAALPDPDAMRHEVDDARAKASAAGEAVADCRARSATRARETAADRERHAAAGREKGEWRARSLQAEQRLAETAGRAMALEEEQEELTGEPERHAAEIERLEKDSAASEAEVAKAADAERDAQEAVGIAQRALAQAGEAFALARESRAGASARADAQVARRQEYAQRCGELFECPPPLLPERIGFDGDDLGDPDAEKETLERLTAERERIGPVNLVAEQELAELDTSREANVAEKEELAQAIARLRGSIGSLNREGRIRLLDAFEKVDAHFRSLFSTLFGGGEAHLELVESDDPLEAGLEIMAQPPGKKLQSLTLLSGGEQALTAVALIFGLFLTNPAPICVLDEVDAPLDDANVERFCDLLQRMSGETDTRYLIVTHNAVTMSRMDRLYGVTMIERGVSRLVSVDLGGAEELLAAE; this is encoded by the coding sequence TTGCGCTTTCGCCGGCTGAAACTCAGCGGGTTCAAAAGCTTCGTCGAGCCCGCCGAGCTCCGGATCCAGCCGGGGCTGACGGGCGTCGTCGGCCCCAACGGCTGCGGCAAGTCCAACCTCCTCGAAGCCATCCGCTGGGTGATGGGCGAGGCCAGCCCCAAGAGCTTGCGCGGCGGGGGGATGGAAGACGTCATCTTCGCCGGGACCGCCAGCCGCGCCCAACGCGACTTCGCCGAAGTGTCCCTGCTGATCGAGCGCGAGGGCGAGGACGGCAATTATAGCGAAAGCGAGGTCACCCGCCGGATCGAGCGCGGGGCGGGCAGCGCCTACCGGCTAGACGGCAAGGATGTCCGCGCCAAGGACGTGTCGCTGCTGTTCGCGGACGCGGCGACCGGGGCCCATTCGCCAGCGCTGGTCAGCCAGGGCCGCATCGGCGCGGTCATCGCCGCCAAACCGGTCGAACGGCGGCAGATGCTGGAAGAAGCGGCGGGGATTTCCGGCCTCCACGCCCGCCGCAAAGATGCCGAGCAGAAATTGCGCGCGGCAGAAGCCAATCTCACCCGGCTCGACGAAATGCTGTCCGACCAGGAAGCGCGCGCCGCGTCGCTGCGGCGGCAGGCGCGGGCGGCCGAACGCTATCGCGCGCTGACCGAGAAAATCCGGCTCGCCGAAGCCAAATTGCTCTACGCCCGCTGGGCCGACGCAGACCGCGCGGCGGTGAAGGCGGCGGAGGAAGCCAAGGCGGCTGAGGGCGAAGTCACGCGCCTCGGCGAAGCGATGGCCGTCGCCCAGCGCTTGCAGGAAGAAGCGGCGAGTGTGCTTGCCCAGCGGCGCGACGCATCGGTTGCGGCGCGCGAGGCGGGGCGCAACCTCGCCCACCAGCTCGCCACCGCCCGGGCCAAGCGCGACACGGTCGTCCGCCGCCTCGCCGAGCTGGAACGGCTGGCGCAATCGCTGGCGGCCGAGACGGCGCGCGAGCAGGCGTTGAAGGCCGATGCAGCCAAGGCGATGGACGCGCTCGACCGGGAGCGCGACGAAATCGAAACCCGGCTTGCCGATGCCGAAACCGTCGCCGTCCGTATCGCGCAGGAACTGACCGCCGCCGAAGCTGCATCGCGCGAGGCGGAGGCCGCGCTGGCTGCGCTTCTCGCCAAGGAAGCGGCAATGCGCGCCGAACGGCGGGTCGCCGACGCGGCGGTCGATTCGGCGCGCAGCCAGTCCGCGCGTATCGCTGCCGATCGCGACCGGCTAGCGGCGCAGCTCGCGGGCCTTGGCGACGGCCAGAGCGAACGTGCGGCCATCGAAGAGGCGCAAAAGGCCGGCGAAAGGGCCGCGAAAGAATTGGCCGAAGCCGAAGCCGCGATGGCGACGGCGGAAACAGCGCGCGCCGAGGCCGCCAGCGCACGCGACGAAGCGGAAAGCGCGCTCGCCGCAGCCCGGGCTGCTTTGTCGGCGGCCAAGGCCGAACGTGACGCGCTGGCCCGTGCTCTCGCCCATGGCGGCGGAGCGGCGCTGAGCGAATTGAAAGCCAAGCCGGGCTATGAACGCGCGCTAGCGGCGGCGCTGGGCGAAGATATCGAAGCGGTGCTGGGCAAGGACGGCCCGCGCCGCTGGGAAGGCAGCGAGGCGCAGGCAGGCGATCCCCCGCTTGCGTCCGGCCTCGACAGGCTGATCGACCATGTCGAAGCGCCCGCCGCATTGCGCCGCCGCCTCTCGCAGGTCGGCGTGGCGGACAGCGACAGCGGCCAGCCGCTCGCCGTCGGCCAGCGCATCGTCACCCGCGACGGCGTGATGCGGCGCTGGGACGGCTTCGTCAGCGTCGGTGGCGGCGCGGCGGCGGCCGAACGGCTGATGCGCGCCAACCGCCTTGCCGAAATCGACAAGCAATTGCCGGGGCTAGAAGGCGCGGTTGCCGAGGAGCAGGGTGCCCGCGACGCCGCCGCCGTAGCGGTCGAAACCCACCGCCGCGAAGCCGAACAGGCCCGGCAAGCAGCAGCCCAGGCCGAACGCGCCCAGCGCGACGCGGCGCGGGCAGGGGACAGCGCCGCCACCGCGCTCGAACGGCTCGACGGTCAGCGCGCTGGTCTCGAAGAGCGACAGGCAGACCTCCGACCCTTGATCGAGGCGGCCGAGGAAGCGGTCGCGGCGGCAGCCCGTTCGCTCGCCGCGCTGCCCGACCCCGACGCCATGCGGCACGAGGTCGACGACGCCCGCGCCAAGGCCTCGGCGGCTGGCGAGGCGGTTGCCGATTGCCGCGCCCGATCCGCCACCCGCGCCCGCGAAACCGCCGCAGACCGCGAGCGCCACGCCGCCGCCGGTCGCGAAAAGGGCGAATGGCGCGCGCGTTCGCTGCAGGCCGAGCAACGCCTCGCCGAAACCGCCGGTCGTGCCATGGCGCTGGAGGAAGAGCAGGAAGAGCTGACGGGCGAGCCCGAACGCCACGCCGCCGAAATCGAGCGGCTGGAAAAGGACAGCGCCGCCAGTGAAGCCGAAGTCGCCAAGGCCGCCGATGCCGAGCGCGACGCGCAGGAAGCCGTCGGTATCGCCCAGCGCGCGCTGGCCCAAGCGGGGGAAGCATTTGCCCTAGCCCGCGAGTCCCGCGCCGGGGCCTCGGCCCGCGCCGACGCCCAAGTTGCCCGCCGCCAGGAATATGCGCAGCGCTGCGGCGAACTGTTCGAATGCCCGCCGCCGCTGTTGCCCGAACGAATCGGCTTCGACGGCGACGACCTCGGCGATCCCGACGCCGAGAAGGAGACGCTCGAGCGCCTCACCGCCGAGCGCGAACGGATCGGGCCGGTCAACCTCGTCGCCGAACAGGAGCTGGCCGAACTCGACACCAGCCGCGAAGCCAATGTTGCAGAGAAAGAGGAGCTGGCGCAGGCCATCGCTCGGCTGCGCGGGTCGATCGGCAGCCTCAACCGCGAAGGCCGCATCCGCCTGCTCGACGCCTTCGAGAAGGTCGACGCCCATTTCCGCAGCCTGTTCAGTACGTTGTTCGGCGGTGGCGAAGCGCATCTGGAACTGGTCGAAAGCGACGATCCGCTCGAGGCCGGGCTCGAAATCATGGCCCAGCCGCCGGGTAAGAAGCTGCAGTCACTGACCCTGTTGTCGGGCGGCGAGCAGGCGCTGACCGCGGTGGCGCTGATCTTCGGCCTGTTCCTGACCAACCCAGCGCCGATCTGCGTGCTCGACGAAGTCGACGCGCCGCTCGACGATGCCAATGTCGAACGATTTTGCGACCTCCTCCAGCGGATGAGCGGCGAGACCGACACCCGCTACCTCATCGTCACCCATAATGCGGTGACGATGAGCCGGATGGACCGCCTGTACGGCGTCACCATGATCGAGCGCGGCGTCAGCCGGCTGGTCTCGGTCGACCTCGGCGGGGCGGAGGAATTGCTGGCCGCCGAATGA
- the nudC gene encoding NAD(+) diphosphatase, with translation MNLPTDPFFAGPGLDRADPLRARPGEIEALKSHPAARALAWDNGAPKLEPDGRLTWLPLAGDEPLFLGFDQGEPRFSTLPDGTVPITASAHFALLGQLRADEAPIFAAALSLANWHRRHGHCSVCGALTQPNRGGWSRQCPSCGAEHYPRSDPVVIMLAEHGGRLLLGRQPQYPPGRYSALAGFVEPGETIEAAVARELKEEAGIDVINVRYIASQPWPFPSSLMIGAIADADGAQLVIDREELDDARWFTRDEVVAALSGGGNPAFLPPPRAAIARTLLERWADGLK, from the coding sequence ATGAACTTGCCGACTGATCCTTTTTTCGCCGGACCGGGTCTCGACCGGGCCGATCCCCTTCGCGCGCGGCCTGGCGAGATCGAGGCGCTGAAGTCGCACCCTGCCGCCCGGGCGCTGGCCTGGGACAATGGCGCGCCCAAGCTGGAACCGGACGGACGGCTGACATGGTTGCCGCTCGCGGGCGACGAGCCGCTGTTCCTCGGTTTCGACCAGGGCGAGCCGCGTTTTTCCACGCTTCCCGACGGCACGGTTCCGATCACGGCATCGGCCCATTTTGCGCTGCTCGGCCAGTTGCGGGCCGACGAAGCCCCGATCTTCGCCGCTGCCCTCAGCCTCGCCAACTGGCACCGGCGCCATGGCCATTGTTCGGTTTGCGGAGCGCTGACCCAGCCCAATCGCGGCGGCTGGTCGCGGCAGTGCCCGTCGTGCGGCGCCGAACATTATCCGCGCAGCGACCCGGTCGTCATCATGCTGGCCGAACATGGCGGCCGCCTGCTGCTCGGCCGCCAGCCGCAATATCCGCCCGGGCGGTACTCGGCGCTGGCCGGATTCGTCGAGCCGGGCGAGACGATCGAGGCGGCCGTGGCGCGCGAGCTGAAGGAAGAGGCGGGGATCGACGTGATCAACGTCCGCTACATCGCCAGCCAGCCGTGGCCCTTTCCATCGTCGCTGATGATCGGCGCCATCGCCGACGCCGACGGCGCCCAGCTGGTCATCGACCGTGAAGAGCTGGACGATGCCCGCTGGTTCACCCGCGACGAGGTGGTCGCCGCGCTGTCCGGCGGCGGAAACCCCGCCTTCCTGCCGCCCCCCCGCGCCGCCATCGCCCGCACGTTACTGGAGCGATGGGCAGACGGCTTGAAGTGA